A window from Cryptomeria japonica chromosome 1, Sugi_1.0, whole genome shotgun sequence encodes these proteins:
- the LOC131050496 gene encoding aldehyde oxidase GLOX, with product MWGSGELISKLAVLLLLASCLKLSLAQQRGKWVPLLNNSGVSAMHTILTHTNKVIIFDQTTAGPSEIMRTDPPCNENPESEAEDCTAHSVEYDIATDSVRPLHILTDTWCSSGSFDSDGLLVQTGGWSTGEKVIRNFKPCDDSICDWVETSTTLARKRWYSSDQILPDGRIIIVGGRATFSYEFVPKQPGESVFRLPFLADTNTVGEQNNLYPFTHLSSDGNLFIFANKDSILLDYNKNNVVRTFPTMPGGGARNYPSTGSSVMLPLDPANDFQTVEILVCGGAPDGAFKQADQDEIFVDALKSCGRIVITSENPEWRMEDMPGPRVMGDMLILPTGEILIINGAKEGTAGFQSARKPALSPLLYRPEEDLGNRFTVLAASKIPRMYHSTANVLPDGRVFVGGSNSNGRYRFSGVFFPTELRLEAYIPYYLDSSFNSMRPNITLLSTREIKYGTQFTLVFSVATLQNIEFNAYAPPFTTHSWSMNQRFLWLDAASKVADQATDGSYSVKVTAPPSAVAAPSGYYLFRVVNGGIPSSAEWIRFIQ from the coding sequence ATGTGGGGCTCGGGTGAGCTAATATCCAAGCTTGCAGTTTTACTGCTTTTGGCATCATGTTTGAAGCTCAGTTTGGCACAGCAGAGAGGAAAATGGGTGCCCCTGTTGAACAATTCGGGAGTTTCTGCAATGCATACGATCCTCACTCACACCAACAAAGTGATCATCTTCGACCAGACGACCGCCGGTCCGTCTGAGATCATGAGAACCGACCCACCCTGTAATGAAAACCCGGAATCGGAAGCCGAAGATTGCACTGCTCACTCCGTCGAATACGACATCGCTACGGACAGTGTGAGGCCGCTGCACATCCTGACCGACACCTGGTGTTCGTCTGGGTCGTTTGACAGCGACGGGTTACTCGTCCAGACCGGCGGGTGGAGCACGGGCGAGAAGGTCATTCGCAATTTTAAGCCCTGCGATGACAGTATCTGCGATTGGGtggagacttcaacaacactcgCGAGAAAAAGATGGTACTCTTCGGACCAGATCTTGCCCGACGGACGAATTATCATTGTCGGAGGACGCGCGACGTTTAGTTATGAATTTGTCCCAAAGCAACCCGGCGAGTCGGTCTTCCGGCTCCCGTTTCTGGCGGACACCAATACTGTCGGCGAGCAGAACAATTTGTACCCGTTCACACATCTGTCTTCTGACGGCAATCTCTTCATCTTCGCCAACAAGGATTCAATTCTCCTCGACTACAACAAAAACAATGTCGTCCGGACGTTCCCAACCATGCCGGGTGGTGGTGCTCGGAACTACCCGTCAACAGGCTCGTCCGTCATGCTCCCGCTTGACCCGGCTAACGATTTCCAGACCGTGGAGATTCTCGTCTGCGGAGGAGCGCCCGATGGGGCCTTCAAACAAGCCGACCAGGATGAAATTTTCGTGGATGCGTTGAAAAGCTGTGGGAGAATCGTCATCACTTCAGAAAATCCAGAATGGCGTATGGAGGACATGCCTGGTCCGAGAGTGATGGGCGACATGCTCATTCTTCCCACGGGTGAAATTTTAATAATCAACGGAGCAAAAGAAGGAACTGCAGGCTTTCAATCTGCGCGGAAGCCTGCGCTGAGCCCGTTGCTTTACAGACCGGAGGAAGATTTGGGGAATAGGTTCACAGTCCTTGCCGCCTCAAAAATCCCTCGAATGTATCATTCTACTGCGAATGTTCTTCCAGATGGGCGTGTGTTTGTTGGCGGGAGCAATTCAAATGGTCGGTACAGATTCTCTGGAGTGTTTTTCCCTACGGAGCTTAGATTAGAAGCCTACATTCCATATTATCTTGATTCTTCTTTCAATTCCATGCGCCCAAATATTACTTTATTGTCAACCAGGGAAATCAAATACGGAACCCAATTCACTCTGGTTTTCTCTGTCGCCACACTACAGAATATAGAATTCAATGCATACGCTCCTCCTTTCACAACGCATTCATGGTCGATGAATCAGAGATTTTTGTGGCTTGATGCGGCTTCAAAAGTTGCAGACCAGGCAACCGATGGGTCGTATTCCGTAAAGGTGACTGCTCCACCTAGCGCAGTCGCAGCTCCTTCGGGTTACTACCTCTTTAGGGTTGTTAATGGAGGAATTCCCAGCAGTGCGGAGTGGATTCGGTTCATACAATGA